The Nocardioides sp. S5 genome includes a window with the following:
- a CDS encoding adenine phosphoribosyltransferase, which produces MPDRRTAQEALQRLTVDVPDWPEKGVTFKDITPVLADHHAFSAIITALAAAGRDDHGNVVVDKVVGMEARGFILAAPVALALGIGFVPVRKAGKLPREAHAVSYSLEYGEATLEVHRDAIGAGERVLMVDDVLATGGTVAATRQLIEACGGVATGASVLMELSFLDPRAVTGDLPISTLLTV; this is translated from the coding sequence ATGCCTGATCGGCGTACGGCCCAAGAGGCGCTGCAGCGCCTCACCGTCGACGTGCCGGACTGGCCCGAGAAGGGCGTGACGTTCAAGGACATCACGCCGGTCCTGGCCGACCACCACGCCTTCTCCGCGATCATCACCGCGCTCGCGGCGGCCGGTCGTGACGACCACGGCAACGTCGTGGTCGACAAGGTCGTGGGCATGGAGGCGCGTGGCTTCATCCTCGCCGCGCCCGTCGCCCTCGCGCTCGGCATCGGCTTCGTGCCGGTCCGCAAGGCCGGCAAGCTGCCACGCGAGGCCCACGCGGTCTCCTACTCCCTGGAGTACGGCGAGGCGACCCTCGAGGTCCACCGCGACGCCATCGGCGCGGGGGAGCGGGTGCTGATGGTCGACGACGTGCTCGCCACCGGCGGCACCGTGGCGGCCACCCGCCAGCTCATCGAGGCCTGCGGCGGTGTCGCCACCGGCGCCTCGGTGCTGATGGAGCTGTCCTTCCTCGACCCGCGCGCGGTCACCGGAGACCTCCCGATCTCCACCCTGCTGACGGTCTGA
- the yajC gene encoding preprotein translocase subunit YajC yields MNDIAALIPLVAILALFWFMVVRPQQRRQKEVVRLQESIQVGQRVMMSSGIFGAVVSLTDDRARLEITPGTVIEIARAAIAKVDQPVAVEPGEPGDA; encoded by the coding sequence GTGAACGACATCGCCGCCCTCATCCCCCTGGTGGCCATCCTCGCCCTCTTCTGGTTCATGGTGGTCCGCCCGCAGCAGCGTCGGCAGAAGGAGGTCGTGCGCCTGCAGGAGAGCATCCAGGTCGGGCAGCGCGTGATGATGTCGTCCGGCATCTTCGGCGCCGTCGTGTCGCTCACCGACGACCGTGCCCGCCTCGAGATCACCCCCGGCACGGTCATCGAGATCGCGCGCGCCGCTATCGCCAAGGTGGACCAGCCCGTGGCCGTCGAGCCGGGCGAGCCCGGCGATGCCTGA
- the ruvB gene encoding Holliday junction branch migration DNA helicase RuvB, with product MNWDDTDEDTYDEVELSEAEIGHLQRLTDADADGDERAVEAALRPKTLDEVVGQVRVRDQLGLVLEAARRRGRAPDHVLLSGPPGLGKTTLAMIIAAEMSTPLRLTSGPAITHAGDLAAILSGLNEGDVLFVDEIHRMSRPAEEMLYMAMEDYRVDVIIGKGPGATAIPLEIPPFTLVGATTRAGLLPGPLRDRFGFTAHLEFYEPHELDQIVHRSAGLLGVHLTVDGSSEIASRSRGTPRIANRLLRRVRDYAQVRADGVLSLPVAQAALELFEVDESGLDRLDRAVLDVLCRRFGGGPVGISTLAVAVGEERETVEEVAEPFLVRSGLLARTPRGRVATPAAWHHLGLTPPAMPTVDSTLFDDV from the coding sequence ATGAACTGGGACGACACCGACGAGGACACCTACGACGAGGTCGAGCTGAGCGAGGCCGAGATCGGCCACCTCCAGCGGCTCACCGACGCCGACGCCGACGGCGACGAGCGCGCCGTCGAGGCGGCGCTGCGCCCGAAGACGCTGGACGAGGTCGTCGGGCAGGTCCGCGTACGCGACCAGCTGGGGCTCGTCCTCGAGGCGGCCCGCCGCCGTGGCCGGGCGCCCGACCACGTCCTGCTCTCCGGCCCGCCCGGACTGGGCAAGACGACGCTGGCGATGATCATCGCCGCCGAGATGAGCACCCCGCTGCGCCTCACCAGCGGACCGGCGATCACCCACGCCGGCGACCTCGCCGCCATCCTCTCGGGGCTCAACGAGGGCGACGTGCTCTTCGTCGACGAGATCCACCGGATGTCGCGCCCGGCCGAGGAGATGCTCTACATGGCCATGGAGGACTACCGGGTCGACGTGATCATCGGCAAGGGCCCCGGCGCCACCGCGATCCCGCTGGAGATCCCGCCCTTCACCCTGGTCGGCGCCACCACCCGCGCGGGACTGCTGCCGGGCCCGCTGCGCGACCGCTTCGGCTTCACCGCCCACCTCGAGTTCTACGAGCCCCACGAGCTCGACCAGATCGTGCACCGCTCAGCCGGGCTGCTCGGGGTGCACCTCACCGTCGACGGCTCCAGCGAGATCGCGTCGCGCTCGCGCGGGACCCCGCGCATCGCCAACCGGCTGCTGCGCCGGGTCCGCGACTACGCCCAGGTCCGCGCCGACGGCGTGCTCAGCCTCCCGGTGGCGCAGGCAGCGCTCGAGCTCTTCGAGGTCGACGAGTCCGGTCTCGACCGCCTCGACCGCGCCGTGCTCGACGTGCTGTGTCGTCGCTTCGGCGGAGGACCGGTCGGCATCTCGACCCTCGCCGTCGCCGTCGGCGAGGAGCGCGAGACCGTCGAGGAGGTGGCCGAGCCGTTCCTGGTCCGCAGCGGCCTGCTCGCGCGTACGCCCCGCGGACGCGTCGCCACCCCCGCGGCCTGGCACCACCTCGGGCTCACGCCTCCTGCGATGCCCACCGTCGACTCCACGCTCTTCGACGACGTGTGA